A genomic segment from Paenibacillus sp. FSL K6-1096 encodes:
- a CDS encoding MerR family transcriptional regulator encodes MNTYTAKQVAEVLQLEDPQMNLRTVRYYTQIGVLPPLELAGNKRVYTDNHLHYLRAILVLSKSGETLASAQEKLAGLPLEEVIKIGDNLRLFQPDQLLHNETHVVSEDVVLSVSSRISPALKEKMIAAVTRLLQEEGQK; translated from the coding sequence ATGAATACCTACACCGCGAAGCAAGTGGCGGAGGTCCTGCAGCTTGAAGATCCGCAGATGAACCTGCGGACCGTCAGATACTACACGCAGATCGGGGTGCTGCCGCCGCTTGAGCTGGCCGGGAACAAAAGGGTCTACACCGACAACCATCTGCATTATCTGCGCGCAATTCTGGTCTTGTCCAAGAGCGGGGAGACGCTGGCCTCAGCCCAGGAGAAGTTAGCGGGGCTGCCGCTGGAGGAAGTGATTAAGATCGGGGATAATCTGCGGCTGTTCCAGCCGGATCAGCTCCTGCATAATGAGACGCATGTGGTCAGTGAGGATGTGGTGTTGTCGGTGAGTTCAAGGATTTCCCCGGCACTGAAAGAGAAAATGATCGCGGCCGTCACCCGGTTGCTTCAAGAGGAGGGGCAGAAATGA
- a CDS encoding AAA family ATPase produces MSTSLPLFIITGASGVGKTTVMHELRKQMPEFVVFSTDDDNFGTTGRKLEYQDRYNVLLHCARAVALSGRGTIICGTMMPWDAKKCDVYDAFSEVHFINLHCDDATRNARLRGREDAATWTEEMLRQHEEFAQWLLEHADTDYDPPMPTYDSTSTPPARLAEQIKEYIGSKWKQGAGIVTSR; encoded by the coding sequence ATGAGTACCTCATTGCCATTATTTATTATCACCGGGGCCAGCGGCGTAGGGAAGACAACGGTGATGCATGAGCTTCGGAAGCAAATGCCTGAATTTGTAGTATTTAGTACGGATGACGATAATTTCGGGACAACGGGCCGGAAGCTGGAGTATCAGGACCGGTATAATGTGCTGCTGCATTGTGCGCGTGCGGTTGCGCTATCGGGAAGAGGGACGATTATATGCGGGACGATGATGCCCTGGGACGCCAAGAAATGCGATGTGTACGATGCCTTCAGTGAAGTGCACTTTATTAACCTGCATTGTGACGATGCCACCCGAAATGCCCGCCTGCGGGGCCGGGAGGATGCAGCGACCTGGACAGAGGAGATGCTCAGGCAGCATGAGGAATTCGCGCAGTGGCTGCTGGAGCATGCCGATACGGACTATGACCCGCCAATGCCTACGTATGACTCAACCTCTACACCTCCGGCCCGTCTGGCGGAGCAGATTAAGGAATATATCGGTTCTAAATGGAAGCAGGGAGCGGGAATTGTCACAAGTAGGTGA
- a CDS encoding RNA polymerase sigma factor translates to MQQPMTRPGHHVMRSYEKYADMLYRIALVHLGSRQDAEEATQDTFIKLMEKGPVFKDDEHQKAWLIRVITNHCKNLLGRGWRRREVKLDGAEPVTADDNPEALAILQLVMALPLKVKTVIHLYYYEDYPVQEISSILQISESAVKMRLQRGRQLLRLELEGADSE, encoded by the coding sequence ATGCAGCAACCCATGACCCGGCCGGGCCATCATGTGATGAGAAGCTATGAAAAATACGCAGATATGCTGTACCGAATTGCCCTGGTTCATCTGGGCAGCCGCCAGGATGCTGAGGAGGCTACGCAGGATACCTTCATCAAGCTGATGGAGAAGGGGCCTGTATTCAAGGATGACGAACACCAGAAGGCCTGGCTGATCCGCGTGATCACCAACCATTGCAAGAATCTGCTGGGCAGAGGCTGGCGCAGGCGCGAGGTCAAGCTGGATGGCGCGGAGCCGGTGACGGCAGACGATAACCCTGAAGCTTTGGCTATTTTGCAGCTGGTGATGGCATTGCCGTTGAAGGTTAAGACTGTGATTCATCTGTATTATTACGAGGATTATCCTGTCCAGGAGATCAGCAGCATTCTGCAGATCAGCGAGTCGGCTGTGAAGATGAGACTTCAGCGGGGACGGCAGCTGTTAAGACTGGAGCTGGAAGGAGCGGATTCAGAGTGA